In Candidatus Thermoplasmatota archaeon, a genomic segment contains:
- the pth2 gene encoding peptidyl-tRNA hydrolase Pth2, producing the protein MPEMKLVVVARKDLKLSPGKLAAQVGHASVDCALKAQKHQPKVFQAWHAEGQKKVVVKAQGLEDLYRLKLEAERRGLTTALIADAGHTELEPGTVTVLGVGPGDARDVDAVTGACGLY; encoded by the coding sequence ATGCCCGAGATGAAGCTCGTCGTGGTGGCCCGCAAGGACCTCAAGCTCAGCCCGGGCAAGCTCGCGGCGCAGGTGGGGCACGCCTCCGTCGACTGCGCCCTCAAGGCGCAAAAGCACCAGCCGAAGGTGTTCCAGGCGTGGCACGCGGAGGGCCAGAAGAAGGTGGTCGTCAAGGCGCAGGGCCTCGAGGACCTGTACCGCCTCAAGCTCGAGGCCGAGCGGCGCGGCCTCACGACGGCCCTCATCGCGGACGCGGGCCACACGGAACTCGAGCCCGGCACCGTCACCGTCCTCGGCGTGGGCCCGGGCGACGCGCGCGACGTCGACGCGGTCACGGGCGCCTGCGGACTCTATTGA